A single window of Sphingobium sp. SCG-1 DNA harbors:
- a CDS encoding TonB-dependent siderophore receptor, producing MMIQNSFRAFALTGVAGLALLYATPALAQGGRHTFNVPAGTLANAVAAFSAQSGINVEVAAPDAATARVNGITGSYADQEAFSRMLAGTGLSWHYSGATIVVDGMVAQAPAGEHVLSAVQVEGAESGMASLDGFGAGAGANGSSDVAATEGTRSLTTNGTSVATKTPTAIKNTPQTIAVITSEQIKQQNLTDVYSALQSTPGITLTNINGNGGLQNNVILSRGFTVDTFVVDGGAPFNYQIRGGQTVPDLSEYDRIEVLKGSDGLFGGASNPGGVVNLVRKRPLDHRQLTLDGRLGSWADGRAEIDVTGPIVEDLRARFVAAYQRKEFFYDFAKQNLFHLYGVLERDLGDSTIIRMGGSFHKEDSNGDNAFGLPRYYNGDDIGAPISRNYSFGWTYTHNRNDEEFVQIEHKFSEGWNFSGNVTRTAQNTKALQAYFQGPVRLNGTGFSYGGPRYSDMHMKQVTADGHLNGAFQLLGQTQKFLIGADYQDSKFFYYGPGRLSSLPFSALNPDFARYGANPGIPNPAAGTYDGQILTQNAFNHQWGLYANLMLEPIKGLHINGGLRYSNYYNSNYSYSPIYFTFLPGIPLSAPPVDTENKFTNVLTPTASIVYEISKTFSVYFSYSEIYKQNGALLTNDGTLLPPLSGVTMEGGIKAAFADGKLNASLTGFSVKEDNIAVFVGSGTTTTQGFCCYASNAGQTNTGIELQVSGEVAKGWQVNAGYTYIHQDYNAEYRELFTSGLPFSNSQQPEHQIKLWSAYTPVWEQRFTLLAGLRMDSDRYTAGSACLANTVAITCPVPLTPFQFTQSLYAIADIGLQFRPDERWTLGVNVTNITDKRYFATAGSIQNNNFYGEPRKVLFSLRGVY from the coding sequence ATGATGATACAGAACAGCTTCCGCGCCTTCGCGCTCACCGGCGTCGCCGGTCTTGCTTTGCTTTACGCGACGCCTGCCCTCGCGCAGGGCGGTCGGCATACCTTCAACGTTCCGGCTGGCACGCTCGCCAATGCGGTGGCGGCATTCAGTGCGCAATCGGGGATCAACGTCGAGGTCGCCGCGCCGGATGCCGCGACGGCACGAGTCAACGGCATCACCGGCAGTTATGCCGATCAGGAGGCGTTCTCACGCATGTTGGCCGGGACCGGGCTAAGCTGGCATTATTCGGGCGCTACCATCGTGGTCGACGGAATGGTGGCGCAGGCGCCCGCAGGTGAGCATGTGCTAAGTGCAGTGCAGGTCGAGGGTGCCGAAAGTGGCATGGCATCGCTGGATGGCTTCGGCGCAGGCGCCGGCGCGAATGGCAGCAGCGACGTCGCCGCCACCGAGGGGACGCGGAGCCTGACTACCAACGGCACCAGCGTCGCCACCAAGACGCCGACGGCGATCAAGAACACACCGCAGACCATCGCCGTCATCACCAGCGAGCAGATCAAACAGCAGAACCTGACCGACGTATATTCGGCGCTGCAGTCGACGCCTGGCATCACGCTCACCAATATCAATGGCAATGGCGGTTTACAGAACAACGTGATCCTGTCACGCGGCTTCACCGTCGACACGTTTGTCGTCGATGGTGGCGCGCCATTCAACTACCAAATCCGCGGCGGCCAGACGGTGCCAGACTTGTCCGAATACGACCGTATCGAGGTGCTCAAAGGCTCGGACGGACTATTCGGCGGCGCAAGCAACCCTGGTGGAGTCGTCAACCTGGTGCGCAAGCGTCCGCTCGATCACCGGCAGCTCACGCTAGATGGGCGGCTCGGCTCGTGGGCCGACGGGCGGGCGGAAATCGATGTAACCGGACCGATCGTCGAAGATCTTCGTGCCCGCTTCGTAGCCGCGTATCAGCGCAAGGAATTCTTCTACGATTTCGCAAAGCAGAACCTGTTTCACCTCTATGGTGTGCTGGAGCGCGATCTTGGCGACAGCACGATCATCAGGATGGGCGGTAGCTTTCATAAGGAGGACAGCAATGGCGACAACGCCTTCGGTCTGCCGCGCTATTATAACGGCGACGATATCGGTGCACCAATATCACGGAATTACTCGTTCGGATGGACCTACACGCACAATCGAAACGACGAGGAATTTGTCCAAATCGAGCATAAGTTCAGTGAAGGCTGGAATTTCAGCGGCAACGTCACCCGCACTGCGCAGAACACGAAGGCGCTACAGGCCTATTTCCAAGGTCCGGTAAGGCTAAATGGTACAGGCTTCAGCTATGGCGGCCCGCGCTATAGCGATATGCATATGAAACAGGTAACTGCCGATGGGCACCTGAACGGCGCGTTCCAGTTGCTGGGCCAAACCCAGAAGTTCTTGATCGGCGCGGATTATCAGGACTCGAAATTCTTTTACTACGGTCCCGGCCGACTGTCATCTCTCCCGTTTAGCGCCCTTAATCCCGATTTCGCGCGTTACGGCGCAAATCCTGGCATCCCCAATCCCGCCGCCGGTACGTATGACGGGCAAATTCTCACTCAGAACGCCTTCAATCACCAATGGGGCCTCTACGCCAATCTGATGCTTGAGCCGATCAAGGGTCTGCATATCAACGGTGGTTTGCGCTATAGTAATTATTATAATTCAAACTATTCATATTCGCCGATCTATTTCACATTCTTACCGGGCATTCCTTTAAGCGCTCCTCCGGTTGATACCGAAAACAAGTTCACCAATGTTCTTACGCCGACCGCCAGCATCGTCTATGAAATTTCGAAGACCTTCTCGGTCTATTTCAGCTATTCTGAAATCTACAAACAGAACGGCGCGCTCCTAACAAACGACGGCACGCTTCTGCCGCCACTGAGCGGCGTGACCATGGAAGGCGGCATCAAGGCAGCTTTCGCCGACGGCAAGCTCAACGCTTCACTCACCGGCTTTTCCGTCAAGGAGGATAACATCGCTGTTTTCGTCGGATCGGGTACCACGACGACGCAAGGCTTCTGTTGTTATGCATCGAACGCTGGTCAAACAAACACTGGTATCGAACTGCAAGTGTCGGGCGAAGTGGCGAAGGGATGGCAGGTCAATGCCGGCTACACCTATATTCATCAAGACTACAATGCCGAGTATCGCGAACTCTTTACCAGCGGGCTGCCTTTTTCGAACTCACAACAGCCTGAGCACCAGATCAAGCTTTGGAGCGCCTACACGCCAGTCTGGGAGCAGCGCTTTACACTGCTGGCCGGCCTGCGGATGGATAGCGATCGATACACTGCGGGATCAGCCTGCCTCGCCAACACCGTGGCGATAACCTGTCCTGTCCCGCTCACGCCGTTTCAGTTCACGCAGTCACTCTACGCCATCGCAGATATCGGCCTGCAGTTTCGCCCGGACGAGCGCTGGACGCTCGGCGTGAATGTCACCAACATCACCGATAAACGCTATTTCGCGACGGCAGGCTCCATTCAAAACAATAATTTCTATGGAGAGCCGCGCAAAGTGCTGTTTTCGCTGCGCGGGGTGTACTGA
- a CDS encoding GNAT family N-acetyltransferase, with amino-acid sequence MTLSVRSAAIDDAEAIAAIYAHHVSHGTASYEVVPPTAAETVEKIQMVTGQKWPFLVACDGSEVVGYGYAMQFRDRPAYAYACENSIYVAHDRRGDGIGKLLLKALLEAAEAYGFRQMVAVIGGAEPASVALHGACGFAQVGRLTGMGWKAGRWLDTVYMQIALGGGTATAPAATGRD; translated from the coding sequence ATGACCCTTTCGGTTCGCAGCGCAGCGATCGACGATGCCGAGGCGATTGCCGCGATATACGCGCATCATGTCTCACATGGCACGGCCTCGTACGAGGTCGTGCCCCCAACTGCGGCTGAGACCGTAGAGAAGATACAGATGGTAACCGGCCAGAAATGGCCGTTCCTCGTTGCCTGCGATGGATCGGAGGTGGTGGGCTATGGCTACGCCATGCAGTTTCGCGATCGGCCAGCCTATGCTTATGCCTGCGAGAACAGCATCTACGTGGCGCACGACCGGCGCGGCGACGGCATCGGCAAGCTACTGCTGAAAGCCTTGCTGGAAGCCGCTGAAGCTTATGGCTTTCGGCAGATGGTGGCCGTTATCGGCGGCGCTGAGCCAGCTTCCGTCGCGCTGCATGGCGCCTGTGGTTTTGCGCAGGTCGGCCGCCTGACCGGCATGGGCTGGAAAGCCGGCCGGTGGCTCGATACGGTTTACATGCAGATCGCCCTGGGCGGGGGCACTGCGACCGCGCCTGCTGCTACCGGGAGGGACTGA
- a CDS encoding Lrp/AsnC family transcriptional regulator gives MEMKFDEADIKLLRILQEDATRTAQDLGVEVGLSTNACWRRIKQFEDRGLITRRVALLDPRMLDVGTNVFVTVRTAEHSAEWLAEFAEAVSSLPEVVEFYRMAGEIDYLIKLRVADIQHYDRVYKKLIAKVRLIDVSAAFAMEEIKHTTAMPLPGDEI, from the coding sequence ATCGAAATGAAATTTGATGAAGCAGACATCAAGCTGCTGCGGATCCTGCAGGAAGATGCGACACGCACCGCCCAGGATCTTGGCGTGGAGGTCGGTCTTTCCACCAACGCCTGCTGGCGTCGGATCAAGCAGTTCGAAGATCGTGGTCTCATCACACGGCGGGTAGCGTTGCTCGATCCAAGGATGCTCGACGTTGGCACGAACGTGTTCGTCACCGTCCGCACTGCCGAACATTCGGCCGAATGGCTCGCCGAATTTGCCGAAGCCGTCAGCAGCCTTCCCGAAGTTGTTGAATTCTACCGGATGGCGGGAGAGATCGACTACCTCATCAAGTTGCGCGTGGCCGACATCCAGCATTATGACCGGGTCTACAAGAAGCTCATCGCCAAGGTCCGGCTGATCGATGTATCGGCGGCTTTCGCGATGGAAGAGATCAAACATACCACGGCCATGCCGTTGCCGGGCGACGAGATATGA
- a CDS encoding TldD/PmbA family protein, whose translation MVVSEAAAAARPPRETGAPTRYLLHDEATLAQVAQDAITFAARICAGRASAFAQENGGIAMKASAGEITSAERNGSHSLTVTIVDNGRVGRANTGVFSSEAIKTTVERAVFIASQVEPDPDSEFADPSLLAYDVADVPLYAPSGMDAAALADAACGIEAATRDAIASQKDSVRILEANVSSSDRRWALAIGSDFCRTSSASMQSRGTQVIAERAGRMASGSWSSSDRRVEDLLPPCTIGATAVDRAIRKLGGRSIETRDCPLLLDATVASSLVAELVQALFGMAQYQKSTFLTDTLGQQKLAAHLDLMEDPTEAYGMASGVCDGEGIAASRRAIVRGGVIEGYFLSTRSARKLEMPLTGNADGPWNLVLKSSGTEAGDDLRAMLRRLDRGLWVTETLGGTVNPVTGAYSKAVAGFWVENGAVVYPVDDITVAGMLPAMLAGIVHVGADVHRSGGTRTGSILIDTMRIAGR comes from the coding sequence ATGGTGGTTTCTGAAGCCGCGGCGGCTGCGCGCCCGCCGCGTGAGACCGGCGCACCCACGCGGTATCTGCTGCATGATGAAGCTACGCTAGCCCAGGTCGCTCAGGATGCGATCACGTTTGCTGCACGGATCTGCGCAGGGCGGGCTAGCGCCTTTGCGCAGGAGAATGGCGGCATCGCGATGAAGGCCTCCGCCGGAGAGATTACATCTGCGGAACGCAACGGATCGCACTCGCTGACCGTCACGATCGTAGACAATGGCCGGGTCGGCCGAGCTAACACGGGCGTGTTTTCATCCGAGGCCATTAAAACGACGGTCGAGCGCGCCGTTTTCATCGCCTCGCAGGTAGAGCCGGATCCCGACAGCGAGTTCGCCGATCCGTCGCTGCTCGCATATGACGTGGCGGACGTACCGCTTTATGCGCCGAGCGGTATGGATGCCGCAGCGCTCGCCGACGCCGCATGCGGCATCGAGGCGGCGACGCGGGACGCGATCGCCAGCCAAAAAGACTCTGTCCGTATACTCGAAGCCAACGTTTCCAGTAGCGACCGACGCTGGGCGTTGGCGATCGGCTCGGATTTCTGCCGGACTAGCAGTGCCTCTATGCAAAGCCGCGGGACGCAGGTGATCGCCGAACGTGCCGGGCGCATGGCGTCGGGGTCGTGGAGTTCGAGCGATCGGCGTGTCGAAGACTTGCTGCCGCCCTGTACGATTGGTGCAACCGCGGTTGATCGCGCGATACGCAAGCTCGGCGGGCGCAGCATTGAAACACGCGACTGCCCCTTACTGCTCGACGCAACGGTGGCGTCGTCGCTGGTCGCTGAACTCGTGCAAGCGCTGTTCGGCATGGCGCAATATCAGAAATCGACCTTTTTAACCGACACACTCGGCCAGCAGAAGCTCGCGGCGCACCTCGATCTCATGGAGGATCCGACCGAAGCCTATGGAATGGCAAGCGGCGTTTGCGATGGAGAGGGTATTGCCGCGTCGCGCCGCGCCATCGTACGCGGCGGTGTAATCGAGGGGTACTTCCTGTCAACGCGCTCGGCGCGCAAGCTCGAAATGCCGCTCACCGGGAACGCGGATGGTCCTTGGAACCTCGTGCTCAAGAGCAGCGGAACCGAAGCTGGCGACGATCTGCGCGCGATGCTGCGTCGGCTCGATCGCGGTTTGTGGGTCACCGAGACGCTGGGCGGAACCGTCAATCCCGTAACTGGCGCCTATTCGAAGGCGGTTGCCGGCTTTTGGGTGGAGAACGGCGCCGTGGTGTATCCCGTGGACGATATCACCGTCGCCGGTATGCTGCCCGCGATGCTGGCCGGCATTGTGCATGTCGGCGCGGATGTGCATCGCAGCGGCGGCACGCGCACCGGTTCCATCCTTATCGACACAATGCGGATTGCCGGTCGCTGA
- the arsC gene encoding arsenate reductase (glutaredoxin) (This arsenate reductase requires both glutathione and glutaredoxin to convert arsenate to arsenite, after which the efflux transporter formed by ArsA and ArsB can extrude the arsenite from the cell, providing resistance.): MTDIVIYHNPLCGTSRNALAMIRNAGIEPHVVEYLKTPPSRALLVQLIGRARITPRALLREKGTPYAELGLSDESLTDEALIDAMMEHPILINRPLVVSPLGVKLCRPSEEVLDLLPTEQRSTFVKEDGEVVEATRR; this comes from the coding sequence ATGACAGATATCGTGATCTACCATAACCCGCTTTGTGGGACCTCTCGCAATGCCCTGGCCATGATCCGCAATGCGGGCATCGAGCCGCATGTTGTCGAGTATCTGAAGACGCCGCCGAGCCGCGCTCTGCTGGTGCAACTCATCGGGCGCGCCCGTATCACGCCACGCGCTTTGCTGCGAGAGAAGGGTACGCCTTATGCCGAACTCGGCCTCAGTGACGAGAGTTTGACGGACGAGGCCCTGATCGACGCGATGATGGAGCATCCGATCCTCATTAACCGTCCGCTAGTGGTATCGCCACTGGGTGTGAAGCTCTGTCGCCCTTCCGAAGAAGTCCTGGATCTCCTCCCAACCGAGCAGCGCAGCACCTTCGTCAAGGAAGACGGCGAAGTCGTGGAAGCGACCCGGCGATGA
- a CDS encoding endonuclease/exonuclease/phosphatase family protein: MRIASFNVENLFERARALNQDQWVDEPGSNPSRWAAGRPLLDAYAGLNALLRKSAYGTADKAKVVDYLIDLGLGRSDESRFVRLRQNRGKLLKRPRGGGIEIVAEGRDDWIGWLELRNEAVDEVATQNTARVIRDVDADIVAVIEADHRISLCRFNEQVLPGVGGTPYAHIMLIDGNDDRGIDVGLLTRAGHPITTVRSHVDDRNQDGLIFSRDCPEYRVELASGETLIILVNHLKSKGYGVASDSNARRRAQAVRIREIYDGLRVSGEKHIAVVGDFNDTPRSAPLAPLLDDGSELLDISVHPKFENDGRPGTYASGTKSNKIDYILLSPALFDRVEHAGTFRKGVWGGKNGALWPIFPELEKATQAAFDHAALFVDLNL; encoded by the coding sequence ATGCGGATCGCATCTTTCAACGTCGAGAATCTGTTCGAACGTGCGCGGGCACTCAATCAGGATCAGTGGGTGGATGAACCGGGCAGCAATCCGTCGCGTTGGGCGGCAGGTCGGCCTCTGCTCGACGCTTATGCCGGGCTGAACGCGCTGCTACGCAAATCGGCTTATGGCACAGCGGACAAGGCGAAGGTCGTCGATTATCTCATTGATCTCGGCCTTGGGCGGAGCGACGAAAGCCGCTTCGTTCGCCTGCGCCAAAATCGTGGCAAGCTATTGAAACGCCCGCGCGGCGGCGGCATTGAGATCGTCGCCGAGGGCCGCGACGATTGGATCGGCTGGCTCGAATTAAGAAACGAAGCCGTCGATGAGGTTGCAACCCAGAACACCGCACGCGTGATCCGCGATGTGGATGCTGACATCGTGGCAGTGATTGAAGCTGACCATCGCATCTCGTTATGCCGCTTCAACGAGCAGGTGCTGCCCGGCGTGGGCGGAACGCCATACGCGCATATCATGCTGATCGACGGCAATGACGACCGCGGTATCGATGTGGGCCTGCTTACGCGCGCCGGCCATCCGATCACGACGGTGCGCAGCCATGTCGATGATCGTAACCAAGACGGATTGATCTTCAGCCGCGATTGCCCCGAGTATAGGGTCGAATTAGCGTCCGGCGAAACGCTGATCATCCTCGTCAATCATCTCAAGAGCAAGGGCTATGGAGTCGCTTCAGACTCGAACGCCAGGCGACGCGCCCAAGCGGTGCGGATCCGCGAGATCTATGACGGTCTGCGCGTATCTGGGGAAAAGCACATCGCCGTCGTCGGCGATTTTAACGACACGCCTAGATCTGCTCCTTTGGCACCACTGCTTGATGACGGCTCGGAGCTTTTAGATATCAGTGTCCATCCCAAATTCGAGAACGATGGGCGTCCGGGCACTTACGCCAGTGGTACGAAGAGCAACAAGATCGATTATATTCTTCTCTCGCCAGCCTTGTTCGACCGCGTCGAACATGCCGGCACTTTCCGCAAGGGTGTTTGGGGCGGCAAGAACGGGGCTCTGTGGCCGATTTTCCCCGAACTAGAGAAGGCAACTCAGGCGGCGTTCGACCACGCAGCATTGTTCGTCGATCTCAATCTTTAA
- the tldD gene encoding metalloprotease TldD, whose protein sequence is METDRMATSIMTTADTRLALAEHALLHANDVDLRRVGRTVEALVGSGDFADLYFEATQSESWQLQEGKVAKGAFSQMQGVGARSIEGDRTAFAYSGAISAEALDLALDAVRGMRRQGQDATMYGGIDLVGRAAGPFLFPATDPITALPAAAKIALLRDIDIRARHADPLVMRVSANLSVSHRTVLIADSDGALSADVRPQTQLSLSVQVEREGKRSTGNDSIGGRFGVADIGNDRIDAMISRAVHRAIVNLDARPAPAGVMSVVLGPGFPGVLLHEAVGHGLEGDAHRKRSSVFAGRMGDRIAAPGVTVVDDGTMPGRVGSLHVDDEGTPTACNVLIEDGRLVGLMQDRMNAGLMNARRTGNARRESYRHLPMPRMTNTFLEGGVHDRAEILQSVQKGIYAVAFEGGQVDITSGQFNFSTTEAYLIEDGRVTAPVQGATLIGMGHEALAHISMVGSDLAIENGVCGKAGQSVQVGVGQPTVRIDEMIVGGTA, encoded by the coding sequence ATGGAAACAGATCGTATGGCGACAAGCATCATGACCACGGCCGACACCAGGCTTGCACTCGCAGAACACGCCTTGCTGCATGCCAATGATGTCGATCTGCGACGAGTCGGCCGCACTGTCGAGGCACTGGTCGGCTCAGGCGACTTTGCTGATCTGTATTTTGAAGCGACGCAAAGCGAGAGCTGGCAATTGCAGGAGGGAAAGGTCGCCAAGGGCGCCTTCTCACAGATGCAGGGAGTTGGCGCGCGCAGTATTGAGGGTGACCGCACCGCTTTCGCATACTCAGGTGCCATATCAGCCGAAGCGCTCGATCTCGCGCTCGATGCAGTGCGCGGCATGCGTCGGCAGGGTCAGGACGCTACCATGTACGGCGGTATTGATCTCGTCGGCCGCGCGGCCGGGCCTTTCCTGTTTCCAGCAACTGATCCAATTACCGCATTGCCCGCCGCCGCCAAGATTGCATTGCTGCGCGACATCGATATCCGCGCGCGCCACGCCGACCCGCTGGTCATGCGCGTTTCGGCGAACCTGTCGGTCAGCCACCGCACGGTCCTCATCGCCGACAGCGACGGCGCGCTCAGTGCCGACGTGCGTCCGCAAACGCAACTCTCGCTGTCCGTCCAGGTTGAGCGCGAAGGAAAACGTTCCACCGGCAACGATTCGATTGGCGGCCGCTTCGGCGTGGCCGATATCGGCAATGACCGGATTGACGCAATGATATCCCGCGCCGTTCACCGCGCAATCGTCAACCTCGATGCGCGACCTGCGCCGGCTGGCGTGATGTCGGTCGTGCTTGGCCCCGGTTTCCCCGGCGTGCTGCTGCATGAGGCAGTGGGACATGGCCTGGAAGGCGACGCACACCGCAAACGCTCATCCGTATTCGCCGGACGCATGGGCGACCGGATCGCTGCGCCGGGCGTCACGGTCGTGGACGACGGCACCATGCCTGGCCGCGTCGGCTCTTTGCATGTCGATGACGAGGGCACGCCGACCGCTTGCAATGTTCTGATTGAGGATGGACGACTGGTCGGGCTGATGCAGGATCGCATGAACGCCGGCCTGATGAACGCGCGGCGGACCGGCAATGCGCGCCGCGAATCCTACCGCCACTTGCCGATGCCACGCATGACCAATACGTTCCTGGAGGGCGGCGTCCACGACCGGGCCGAGATCCTTCAATCGGTGCAGAAGGGCATCTACGCTGTCGCTTTTGAAGGCGGGCAGGTTGACATCACCAGTGGTCAGTTCAACTTCTCGACAACCGAGGCTTATCTGATCGAGGATGGCCGTGTCACCGCCCCCGTTCAAGGCGCAACGCTGATCGGTATGGGTCATGAGGCGCTGGCGCATATCAGCATGGTCGGCAGCGATCTCGCGATCGAGAACGGCGTGTGTGGCAAAGCTGGCCAGTCGGTACAGGTTGGCGTCGGTCAGCCCACGGTGCGCATCGACGAGATGATAGTAGGCGGCACGGCCTAA
- a CDS encoding PLP-dependent cysteine synthase family protein, which produces MNVTEYAVSSSDDAAWVRHAVGQLEADNRRTADTHLIRLPLLRFEGITLYLKDESVHPTGSLKHRLARSLILYALCNGWIGRDTVLVEASSGSTAVSEAYFARMIGLRFIAVMPRSVSCAKIGAIRSHGGEVYFVDSPTAIYAEAERLARETEGHYLDQFTYAERATDWRGNNNIAESIFSQMAREQNPVPAWIVCGAGTGGTAATIGRYIRYARHDTRLCVADPEGSIFHRHYGDRRIRSLPDGCTSCIEGIGRPRVEPSFLPQLIDHMIPVPDAVSIGAMRAISERLARPVGGSTGTNIAACLQIIAQMAARGESGSLVTILCDSGQRYADTYFDDDWLAARGIAWQPYAERMSALLDDRPEDDLSRHMSAFAA; this is translated from the coding sequence ATGAATGTCACAGAATACGCAGTTTCGTCCAGTGATGATGCGGCGTGGGTGCGGCATGCCGTGGGTCAGCTCGAGGCCGATAACCGGCGGACGGCCGACACTCATCTCATCCGTCTGCCGCTGCTGCGGTTCGAAGGCATCACCCTTTACCTGAAGGATGAGTCAGTGCATCCAACGGGGAGCCTGAAGCACCGTCTCGCGCGTTCGTTGATCCTGTATGCGTTATGCAATGGCTGGATCGGCCGCGACACCGTGCTTGTCGAGGCGAGCAGCGGTTCGACCGCCGTCTCAGAGGCATATTTTGCGCGCATGATTGGCCTGCGCTTCATTGCGGTGATGCCGCGCTCCGTTTCTTGCGCAAAGATCGGCGCTATTCGCAGCCATGGGGGCGAAGTCTATTTCGTCGACAGCCCGACCGCCATCTACGCCGAGGCCGAACGGCTCGCGCGAGAGACCGAGGGCCATTATCTCGACCAGTTCACCTATGCGGAGCGCGCGACTGACTGGCGCGGCAACAACAACATCGCCGAGAGCATCTTCTCGCAGATGGCGCGGGAGCAGAATCCTGTGCCAGCATGGATCGTCTGCGGCGCAGGCACAGGCGGCACAGCAGCAACGATCGGGCGCTACATTCGCTACGCACGCCACGACACACGGCTATGCGTGGCGGACCCGGAAGGCTCGATCTTCCACCGCCATTATGGCGATCGCAGGATACGATCGCTGCCCGACGGCTGCACCTCCTGCATCGAAGGCATCGGCCGACCGCGGGTCGAGCCGTCCTTCCTGCCGCAACTGATCGACCATATGATCCCTGTTCCCGACGCCGTCAGTATCGGTGCCATGCGCGCGATCAGCGAACGCCTGGCGCGGCCTGTAGGTGGTTCGACTGGGACGAACATCGCCGCCTGCTTGCAAATTATCGCACAAATGGCTGCCCGAGGCGAAAGCGGCTCCCTCGTTACGATCTTGTGTGACAGTGGGCAGCGTTATGCCGACACGTATTTCGACGACGATTGGCTAGCCGCGCGCGGCATAGCTTGGCAACCCTATGCTGAGCGTATGTCAGCGCTGCTAGATGACCGTCCGGAGGACGATCTCTCCAGGCACATGTCGGCCTTCGCCGCTTGA
- a CDS encoding molybdopterin cofactor-binding domain-containing protein: MLRGQSREGVRAYTFGAQFVEVRIHRLTCEIRVPRMVGAFASGTIVNSLTAHSQYIGGMIWGLGAALEEKTEIDLAHARYVNDNIAEYHVPVNADVSRVT, translated from the coding sequence ATGCTGCGCGGCCAGTCGCGGGAAGGCGTGCGCGCCTATACCTTCGGCGCGCAGTTCGTCGAAGTTCGCATCCACCGCCTTACCTGTGAAATACGCGTCCCGCGTATGGTGGGTGCCTTCGCCAGCGGCACCATCGTCAATTCACTGACGGCGCACAGCCAGTATATTGGCGGGATGATTTGGGGCTTGGGCGCGGCACTGGAGGAGAAGACCGAGATCGATTTGGCCCACGCGCGATACGTCAATGACAATATCGCCGAATATCATGTGCCGGTGAACGCGGACGTGTCTCGCGTGACGTAA
- a CDS encoding ArsR/SmtB family transcription factor, with amino-acid sequence MDTEGALSILSALGHPTRLHAFRLLIRHEPDGLSTGALVEASGLTQSTFSTHLAVMVKAGLVLPEKRGRQQIQRANFDALRGLMIYLAKDCCQGRAELCEPLLAELTCC; translated from the coding sequence ATGGACACCGAAGGAGCACTCTCGATTCTCTCCGCCCTCGGCCATCCGACAAGGCTCCATGCTTTTCGGCTACTGATCCGGCATGAGCCTGACGGCCTATCGACCGGGGCGCTGGTCGAGGCATCGGGGCTGACCCAGAGCACGTTCTCTACGCATCTGGCCGTGATGGTGAAGGCCGGGCTGGTGCTTCCTGAGAAGCGTGGACGCCAGCAGATCCAGCGCGCCAACTTCGACGCGCTGCGCGGACTGATGATCTATCTGGCCAAGGATTGCTGCCAGGGGCGCGCTGAACTGTGCGAGCCGCTCTTGGCCGAACTGACCTGCTGCTGA